TAAGAAAGGAAACATGATCATTCAACTTTGCGACTCTGAAAAGTAAAGTGCTTCGACTCTCTCGCCAATaagaaaattgtccatgttTGCTTAGGCCATGCCACATAGGACGTCAACGCCGACCAAACCATTACATCAgcaattttcgaccaaaattagttggaaaaacTACATTGGCAAtgtgttaaaagatttaagactaaatagataaattgtcaaaaggtttaggcctaaattggcacaatgaaaattttaagattgaattggcctATTGTTAAGTGGTTTTTGGACTAAAtttaatacaattgaaaagtttaggactaaagtCATTGCGcaacaagtttaggattttttggataatttttgcaagaatACCATCAACGGTTacaattttggaaataaataaaataaatattgacGGTTACAATAAGTTGTGTTATTCACTAACCCCTATCATCTACAAGACTTATCCACACAATAAAGTTCCTAAATTTGCGACAACAAAACATAACTATAGGGTTAAACCATGTTGAGATGTCCCGCATGTCAAAATGCCTTAGACGGGGAGCTTGAGTAAATAAGATGATGCATGCTCATCAATATACATATATGCATGTTgataaaaaaactaaatgatACCGatgcattaattaattatattgcATACTTGTGTATTGAATAGGTAATAACCATGCATTCATGTCAGGTAGTTGCAAAAAGGTAAGGCGTATGCTTCCGAATGTTTGTGATTGTTATGCTAGGGCAGGTGTAGAGGTGAACTCCTAGTTTAGACTTAGAGATTTCACTTGCTAGGCTTCGGctcattcctttatttttcaaatatgtaGAATGACTATTCCCCCACCATCGCTTTTTGGAGCCCCTGGCATACATTGAGTATGAATGAGGAGGTTGTATTGCCTAATACTATTTTTACATATACTAAGTGACTACTATGGTATGGGTCAATGTAGGACTTGCCAAATCGGTTCCTCACCACTATGTACTTTGATATGTGATCTTTGATGGTCACTAGCTGGATCCTTGTCAATATGTACCCCGGTATGTGATCTTCAATGGTCATTGGATATTTTTATCCAGTCATATCTTTCATATTATCTAACTTTATCTTGTATCAGACAGGACTCCAACATCTAATAAGGTAAATTGTATTTTACCATCACTTTATCTAGACTAACAAGCATTGTCTTACTCGTTATATCACACTCGAGATGATTTTTTATATGCAAATAAGGCCGGACTGctagaaaaggtaaaaaaatttccaaaacacTCAAAAGACATTGAAGACCCAAAGTCCCTTTTGAAGCCACGtacatgttgacacctaattttagcaaatctagggaaataaggaaaataaaaattgcatttgaataaataaaagaaaaaaaatgaaaaattggaggaaattgatttgattgattatgcatggaaaattGGAATTCTGATGGATAttcggattttgttaaatgcataagcaatttaaaaatcaagtgaataagggtaaggattttgaaaaatggaagaaatctgaGCAAGATCGAGCTAATTGCGAAATCATGCTCTAATTtacagatttgatttaatgtggCAAGAGATGGAAACTTGGAAAATGCCATAAAAATGCAGCCGTTTGGAACCACTATAAAAGAGTGctgcatttttcaagaaaggAGAGgaattttcgataaaaaaaaaattgagaagaaattcgtgcaagagagaaagagtaaaAAGAGGAAATTCGTCTGTATGAAGTCAAAGTCAGAAAAGAGAAGGCAAGGGCGcagaagtgacgtgagagacaGGGgaggtgaaagaaaaaaaacaaaaaaaaaagaagaaagaagtcgTCTTCTAGTCCTACTTTGACTACAACTTCCAACGGCAAAATGCGGCTTTAATGATGGTTACTATTGAGTTTGGGTTGGCTCGTTTTGATTTGAAAAGTTAGTTGTCTCTTACCGTCCTATGCATTCAATACAAATCTGAgtcttgaaaacaaaagaaaatccagGGACGAAAGGACGAGGTGGTTAGATCTTCATTTTGACTATCTACAATCGAGCATACGGCACCATTCATCTTATAGCGTATAAATATGCCTAACTAAAGCAAGACCACGAAAGATTACCGATATCCAGATGGTCCAATGGATACAAAATTCTAGATACAAAGAGAATGACATAGGAGATACCGACAAGTTTTGACTTAATGAAATTCATATACAAAACAACTGGAAAGCTGGAATCTTATCAAATGGTTTGATCTTTGATTACACCGCTTAAAGGTTCACAAAGCAGACTTGTTCGCATGCCGACGCTGTAATCGACCTTTTCATGCAAGTGTTAGAGCCCCTTTTAGCTGTCGTTTTTTAGAAAGACACCATCGAATTAATAAATGCTTGGCGAAATGATGCTCACATCAGCGCCTTTCGCTGCGTGAAGACAAGCCACACGCGGATATCTTTTCTCCCCATCTCTTCTTCCAGCTAAGGTCCCTCAATAGGTGCAGCCAACATATTCTCAAGTGAATGCCAGAGAGCCTCGCGCAATCTCGCCTGAAAATTCCAAATCCAACACTCTCGCACTCCTTCCCCCTTCCCCACCTCATGGGCAAAAGTTTCGATTTATAGACTACTCCTTTAGATTCGGATTCGTGTTTTTATCCATTCAAGAAGTACTAGCTTCATATGAGCCGCCAGCACTGTTGTTATTTCCTCGCCATCCCAACCGTACAGAAGATTCCCTCCTTTTCGATCTTCACGCAGGCATGGGGTCCCAGAGAACAGCTCCAACGAGCCCTTGACACCAGCAAGGCGCCTGTTCCTCCTGAAGGAGATGAACCAGGTAATCTACTGCACCATCGGCATGAaccaaacacctaaattttttcccaatAGGCTTTTAGCCCtaaaagccccttgggaatgctgaaccaaacgggttATTCTCCCTTCCCAAGTCCAGCGTCGGCAGCCGAGCTGCCGGCTATCGCAGCTCGTCATGCCTCAGCCGACCTAGCGCCCGACGTCTGCTGCCTCGCCACTCAGCCGTCCTCCCTCAATGTCACCGACGTCAGCCCCTTGCGCCTCCGCCCGACAACTGCACTTTAGCAACCGAACACTGCGGCTCTGTTTCTCTAGTTGCAGCACCTCTACTACTCCGGCATCCCGCTTGCCTTCGAAGTCCAACCGTCCCCCACTGCTGTTACACCTTAGCTTCTGCAACCCACACCAGTAGCCTCCGTGATCGCCCAATGCCCAACGTGCCTGCAGCGCCTCCGTCTCTGTCCACGACGACCACCCAATGCCGCACCATCGTTTGCCTCCACCCGCGAGCCAGAAACCGAACCCGATGCAACGCCGGTTTCCCCACTTCACTGGAGTTGGAGCCCGACGCCATCGCGCCTTAGCCATCGCGACTCCGCCTCCGCACTCGTGAGCTTGCCCCGACGCCACTGCTCACTACCATTGCTGCAACCCGCGACCCTCGCTCGCCGGTCACCGACGCCGCGCCTCCATTCTGCCGCCGCCACCCCTCGCCAGGAGCTCCAACGCCGGCAATCCTTCATTGACGCTGCCCATTGTCATTTGTTCCCCTTTCCAAATCCCTTaggcagtttttattttttattctcatttttcacttattatattttatttatttattttagtttagttatttaaattgtaatattagatgtcaatatttatttcataaatcttgtaggcattatcccgGGGTTTTCCcgaaattattgtaattactaatttgatcgtaagatgtcggatcattttttaattatattaatttttggggattttaaatagtattttaattgttaaatcattataattattagtTTGATCCATAAGATtttggatcagatttttaattatttcgagctttatgttgtgatgtttagggttaaagtaattgttaatttaacccatgagacaacaggttattttttcaattattttaatcctttattttttgattatattgattgtttagatttaatatttaataattactcatcttttaaaaaaatcaaaaaatcaaaaaatcaaaaaaatcaaaatcttgcatgagcatataggtttagtaaatcagacatgtaggtttagtaaattataattttcttaggattacatttttaggattgcatttttagaaataagttatggTTGgacctaaataatttttttagggttttagataataTTCTCACATTTTAagtctcatttttccaaaaatagttttccaagataggatagggtttaagtcaaattaatccctagaataaattagaaaattatcccttttagatagtttaattagggcttttattaattccgaatttcaataaaagaaatacaaaaatactaggtgcatgttaactagtttgctaataggatcatttaatcagaatttgttcattagtgaagttaggtcatgaggtgcataataactacTTTGCATAATACactcatttaattagaatttgcatgttaataagattaagtcatttagttaaaaaaaatgcatttttataaaagaattctattttatttttaaaaaaatccaaaaaaatcctttgctttgtgtgatttgttttgtgtgatgcaatttactTATTGAATGTTTAATAATTGTTGAGTACCCATGTGGTCACTatatttgcatgatagtaatttaggttaaaataaatcagctgtctgcaaaaaatatttctgaaaattaaaaagaaattgtaccaaaagggcattagagcaatctagtgtaaccaagtccctgtacccttagtctctggttcgtaagagtaaaataattttcccattattttatttaagtgtctaatcgacctatcgtaaactgattagtggcttttgcatgtttaaaattttggacttaagtcgcgatttggtatgggcttgggagagcccgagctaagtgtaaaaacttagcagtccattaacctagttttaggtggtgcaccgaAATATTAGGTCGCAACAGTACAACCTAAGcttgttttgacaaaattatggaaataaaattaaaatatgcgTAGAGTGGCTAAGACATCCATCATCAATGCACGATTGTTGTAAACCAATTTAATATGACGAGCAATATTTCCGATGTTAGGTGTGCGAGATTGATATATAATTTTCGACTATTGTACGGCAAATAAAGCTAggtatattaaattttaaaataatggaTGGGTCTCTTCTGTTTGAATGTCCACATTTGTCTACATTTGATcacatcaaaaaaaaattaaaatatgctCATAGCGGTTAAGACATCCATCATCAATGCACGACTATTTTAAACCAACTGATGAGCAATAATTTTCAATGTTAGGTGTGCAAGATTgataaataaattgtttgttaaaGTGATGTGATCAAATGTAGACATAAGTGGACATTCAAATAATAGAAATTGGTCCCatcatttagaaatttattGTACCTAGCTTTATTCATCATACAATCGACTTtgttctcttcatttctcttttcaatagCATTGAGCTTAACAACAAGTGGATAGATCTCGAGTTTGAGGAACACCCTACCAACTTCATTGATCATGTTGTGGAAAGCGAACgattgaacaataaaatagacaaaataaataaaaaaatcggacaccagatttataTGGATCAATCGTAGTGATAATGTCTACGAAGCAAGCAGTGATGAATATCATTATAGATCAAACGATACACGGAGATTATAATTACACTCGAGTCACTTAAATACTGTAAGTGTTTTCCAAACCTTAATTACACCAAATAACTCGGGTAGTGTTTAATTCTATAATTCCCCACGAAATAATTATACACAAATTTTTACAACAAGAATTTAATCGACTTCAACACTAATAACTTCTTAGTGTAATTGCATAAACAAAACCAACAAAGTTTACCCGGATTGCCCAAGCACTTGTTTCGGTGCTTCTAGTCTTTTTCTTGCATCAACCACGCcatgtataatatatatatatatatatatatatatatatatatataatgcagAAACtataatgaaattgaaattgaaaagaacaaaagaacaccaAATTTTACGTGGAAATCCTTGCAGGAAAAACCATTGGAAAATGTGAAGCAAAATCTATTATGGAAATCAAGGATTACAAAAGGTGGCTCTAAAAAGTTTTTATTCTTTCTATCTCAACTTCTTATATATATGCAAGAATCAAATCCAACGTAGGAAACCTCTTTTTAGGAAATCTTCTCCAACTAGGAAAACCATTCAATTAGGATACCCATTCAAAATATGAAACCTACTTGAATTCggaaacttttcttttcgagctcaaacttgagacatatcaaacaatctccaccttgtcTTGGCTTGAATGCTACATAAGCAATTAATAATCTTCTCCTCACATTAGAGTAAAACTCAATTGTAGCAAATATTAACCATGCTTGGATTTGGCAATCTATACCAATCTTCAATACCTTAATATAACCATCAACAAgaatgtctcaaataaaatgatatGGCACATCAATGTGCTTTGTCTTCTCATGATACATTTGATATTTAGTAAGATGTATAGCACTCTGACTACTGTGATGGACAATAGTCACTCCATGATCCACACTGAGCTCTCTAAATAAGCTTTTTAACAATATGGCCTCTTTAACCACTTTTGCAATAGCCATATACTCTGCTTCTGTAGTAGACAAAGCTACTGTATATTGTAAAGTAGCTTTCCAATTGACTACACAACCTCCGATAGTAAAGATGTATCCAGTCAAAGACCTTAGCTTATCAAGGTCACTAGCATAATCACAATCAACATTTCCTGTTAGAATGTCACCAGTTCTCCCAAACTCTAAACCAAAATTAGAAATACCTTTCAAACATCTCAAAATCCACTTCACAGCTTACTAATGAACTTTCTTAGGCATGATAAATATCTACCTACCAGGCTAATAGCATGTGAAATATTGGGTCAAATACAAACAAAAACATACTTAAGGCTATCAACTGCACTAGAAAATGAAACCTGTAACATATATTTTTTGCCCTCATCTGTTTGTGGATATAAATTAGCTGAAAATCTAAAATGAGCAATAAGAGGAGTACTTACTTGTTTGGCATCTTTCATGCAAAAACGATTTAACACCTTTTTGATGTAGTTTTTCTAGAAGAGatataattttccctttttttgatCTTGCCGAATTTCCATGCCTAGGATTTTCTTTGTTGCACCTAAATCCTCCATCTCAAACCTAGCGGTCAATTGTGCTTTCATATATTTTGCCACAATCAACatataataacaaataaataaaagagtcaCTTGGAAGTTTACGCAAATATACACAGCTATGATATTTACTCTTATAATGGCCAATTTGCACCATAAATGAATCAAAAGGTCAGCAACCACagatctaccaaaaggtcagcaaaatcgttccagatctagtatcttcgtaggatgagggtttaactccttaaatctccaccattttgtaccaaattttagtatgttgtagttaagatgttggctacaactttcatgaagtaatcaaagtcaaaatcgaactcgaaacatgcatgcaagcctccacaagattctggttcaggcAGTTCATACGAAAATAGCAAGCatactcaagaacaagtcacattctagcttcggttttgtctaccctaacatccgaaacttaccaccaacaaatcacacatgcaaggcacacatgcaagagtggaaatcagtcccaacttgcctctaagaccgaACGGATGACAGCAAAagggacggcacaccggcgacggatagacagcgtgcgggcggcgacaggcgactcctcctcctcctcggttcctcttctctctcgccactccctctctctcgcgattctctctctctctttggccaaattccaaccggccactctctctctctttcccttttattcccccaaatcttcatcattggcaatgattacTTGCCACCCTTGATAGCCAATGCATGAAGGCCCccctcttgccacttggcatgcCACATGCAATGGGCTTGGGGTATTTGGGCCAGCCACTCCTCTTGGGCCTCAATTGGGCCGGCCTCCCTTGTGGCCGACGACAACCCcttcgtgggcttcaatgggccggccatctTGGTCCATCAAaatccactcttgggcctaaggcccaaacctaaataaaaaatcaaatttcaccttttattctttcttttatagattttaagttttaaattccacatggccaaaatcttgtaacattttatttataggaatttaatctatgaggtgcatagccaagaatagattattctcattaacaaataaataaaaagaatcatgaacacaagcatgtATTACTTAGTcctaagagaaaactaatggctaaagcataaatcataggtaatttcattacctaattatgggctttaatacaccttagagcttgtcttgaatttttgggatgccacacaagCCCTTGCTCGCTGCTTGCCTAATCAGCGACGAGCTCGAGCCCTAGCTCACCGCTTGCTTGATTGATGGCGAGCTACGGCTCTAGGCTTGCCAATTTGGTGAGTGGCAGCTTGAGGCCTTGGCCAGCCCGCTCTCGGCTCCCAAATCGATGAGCCAAGCTAGTGGCGAGCTCGGAGCCTTGCCGAATCACCGAGTGTGAGCCTTTGGCTTGTAGATTTGGTGAGTGGCGAGCAACGAGCTCAAGCTTGCTTATCGATGTtgggcaagctcaagcttgcctTCGATTGGTCGCCGACCGTCGCCGTGGTCGACAAGCGGCCAAAGAAGACGgagacaaaaacaaagaaaagaaatagaaatagaaaaaaaaatagaaaatagaaaataatttaaaaatcaatttttaaatataaaaacaatttaaaattatattttaaaaaataaaataaaaatttgaaaaatagtgcatgaaagaaaaaaatttccttatcgaacaatggaaaatattttcagtttatttttaggtttcgagttaacaccaaaaaataattatattttcctagaaaatggcttcatggaaaatatttttcaaaaataccacacttttcgcaaaacaaacggaGCCCTAGATAGGAAGATGATGAACCTATATCCCACAAACTTGAATCTAGGCAATCGTCGACCATCTCCCGATAGCCTTTGACTTTGGGCTCACATCGACTGGAATCCGGAGTCACTAGTATTTAGAGAGACGAAGAACACTAGAATTGAGGGAAATATTGGAATTCGAAAATATTATCTACTGATCCTAAGAGAAATTTTCGAGAACACTTTTTTGTTGGTCGAAAGAAAATTATCGAGAACACTGAGAAGCCAAAGAAAGGACGAGTTGCCTTGGACTCTAAGCTTAGCCAATGCTAGCTTTGAGTCAAAGTGATCCATAAATTTGTTACCAAAACACTACAATTTTCGCTGGAAAGACATTGAAGACCTAAAGTCCCTTCCGAAGCCACACGCCGTCGAACCttgttttgttaaaaatatggacaaaaaattaaaatattcgtGGAGCGATTGAGGCATCTATCGTCAATGCACGACTAttgtaaccaaaaaaaaaaaaaaaaaaacaataggtaataattttttatgttaggTATGCAAGATCAATATATAAATGTATGTTAATGTGATGTGATCAAATATAGACATAAGTGGATATTCAAATAACAAAAGCCTGTCCCATCAAATTAATATTAATGAACCTAGCTTTATTTGCTAGACAATTGAGTCAGTTCTCTTCATGGCCTTATTCAATCGCGTGGAGCCCAATATCGAGTGGGTAGATCCCGAACTCGAGGAATACCTAACTTATTTCATCGATCAAGTAAGACATAAGATGAAATTCTGATCGATGGCCTAAAATGCTCTATTTGTCCCAAGAGAACATCATATAAGTGggatcaatttttcttttgtccccGTGTATAACCacactaggggtgtgcaaaatacccgggaaccgtccggaccgcccggaaccggaccggaaccgcccggaaccggcggttcttgagggaaccggtccggttcccggttccatgggcggatccacccacccggaccggaccggttcccttttaatattaaaaaaatactaaaattgaatacaaagcaattgttttgtggcaattgtttttgctgcaggatgaatacaaagctaaatattggggaattcttatgctttttcgttgtttagtttatttattaatataatgatgaaggtgatgtattcaataaagtcttgtttagttgcacttcctttgttttcctgtgtttggatggtgcctcatttcacctcctttgatttgtttgtgcgacttgtgatattttgccGAACCTAATGAGGGATATGTCCAGTTCATAGCTTTAAGAAAGACCCATTTTTCCTAAACACTTactactctctctacctctatatcaacttacgtacatccattccttcattggttgcatttatagttgcaacaaatgaatttttgttccacgTACTTAGACGCTTGCTTTTTCCCGCGTGCTTGTTCTCTTGATATTATTTCGACAACTATTGATTTTGAGCCAATCAGGTATCACGGCCTGTCAAACTGTGTCAAGCGGGGGACAGAAAGAATATTCAGCCGATTCCTTTCCAATGAGAACTAGACACGCCTCCCATATCCCCATGTGCTTTCTTTGGTTAGTCTATGATTTATGAGTTGGACTGGGCCTCCATGTGTTTGTCTTTGTGTGGTTTCTGAGctattggtttttctttttttggcttgctttgatgtcacgtagtcattttatgttgaaaatcaaaattgtttcgcgtcaagatcggttccatggatccacccaggaaccggaccggaccggcagttcggttcccgggtggatccatgcaacaaacgggtggatcccggttccaatttttcgaaaccggtccttagcgggcagttcccggttctaggtcgagaaccgcccgcccggaccatgcacacccctaaacCACACATGCATAGGAGTACAATACAGATTTTCCCTGCACTAATGTTTCCCTGTTTATTTCTTCAAGGCAGTAGAAGCTGCTGCTTTCATTTCGAGCAAAGTATCCTCAAAGCACTTGGCCAGAAAATCAGGGTCGGTGATGATGTCCTTGGCCACCAGAATCTGCATGTCCGTCCTCCCCGCATAGCTCACCATGTGCATCGTGAGTGCCTGCATACATCGCATCTCAATCACCCCACATCATTCCTGATAAAGATCTGATTCTAGATACCGCagacaagaaggaaaaaggaaaaacgatCAGGATTTGGAGCCTTACGTGAGGTAAACTCGAGGAGTTCACCCGTATGTACGTGATGGGGTTGCCCATGACCGCGATCTCCTCTTGCAGGCCGAGCACGTTTGAGATAGTGAAGGTGGTGTTGCAGACGATCCTGTAGTTGAGCAGGTTCGCGATCTGCATCAGCAAAAAACTAGACAGATTGCGAGTTTGTCAGCTTATTCTCATTCTGTTTTTCTGTTTCCCGAATTGCAGAAGCCTGAACTGATCCTTACACGTGCTCCTAGATAAGTCATGACGATATCCCCGATTCTGTAGGAGAAGTGAGCCTCCAGGGACTTCTTCTTCCGGTCGATCATCGACTTAGCTTTTCTCAGGTATTCGAGAGGGTCGCCATAGCTTCTGCAGTAGTGAACGGGGAGGAGGAGTATCTCGAACTTGTTGCCCCACCGCAGTCCTGGGTCACCTTTCATCAAATTGGATAATTCCTGGTTAATACCaacaccacacttcaattcaatcaacttcaattaaaaggccaaaaaaaaaaaaaaaaaaaaattgagactcGCCTGCAATCCCGGTTGTTCTCGCAAGTTAACAGCTGCCACTCCCGTTAGTTGAGTCCCTTCCCGCACAGCTGACAAAGGCAAATGAGCATTTTAGTCACTCGAGATTCATCGcctttgaattgacaaaaacgGAGTGAATCATTGGAAATGCTATTCTTTTTTAACCATTGGGAGATTGGTGGTCCAAGTATTTGAAGAAGCCGGCTGATATGATCCCGAAGAGAACATCGTTAATGGTCTGCATTAGCAGCAATGAATGAGATTCATCATCTGGAAGTTGCGTACATCAAAATATGCGGCAATGAATGAGATTCATCATCTGGAAGCTGAGTACATCAAAATGCATTTGTAGTCGTGgtgttaatctaatttaacataaactaagatagggtatatttgtcacaaatataccggtttaaaatttttagtagctgaaaaattagtttggataaatttatcatagtttggggtttttttttggccaaaaaattggcttttggtaaatttgtcgcaaTTGTATTTTTTTGGAGTTCTTCGTAATATTAACCCTTTTAAATATGAGTATTTTGtgttactaaaaaaattataaacatgcCATGTCTCCACTACATCATCATTTAACTACGATTTATCAGCtgtcatactttttttttgatgaaaat
This genomic stretch from Eucalyptus grandis isolate ANBG69807.140 chromosome 3, ASM1654582v1, whole genome shotgun sequence harbors:
- the LOC120291823 gene encoding O-acyltransferase WSD1-like; the protein is MQTINDVLFGIISAGFFKYLDHQSPNAVREGTQLTGVAAVNLREQPGLQELSNLMKGDPGLRWGNKFEILLLPVHYCRSYGDPLEYLRKAKSMIDRKKKSLEAHFSYRIGDIVMTYLGARIANLLNYRIVCNTTFTISNVLGLQEEIAVMGNPITYIRVNSSSLPHALTMHMVSYAGRTDMQILVAKDIITDPDFLAKCFEDTLLEMKAAASTALKK